A stretch of Miscanthus floridulus cultivar M001 chromosome 13, ASM1932011v1, whole genome shotgun sequence DNA encodes these proteins:
- the LOC136502023 gene encoding uncharacterized protein, which produces MAFRLRSVSLPSKRLSNEAEVEAELQSLEAAVSSPSKTSAAMRDGLRRLGDVYSHIEEIIHFPSNQACTIQQRKELDEEMESSLELIDLCNAMQENFAELKATVQDLLLVLKRGDDASIQAKIQLYIRLAKNAQKQFKKASKKTTTTSDKECKLVRLLLKARLVAASLLDSTLCLVSKQVVMPKRSLVSKALQKRSVVVCKEEQLQALECVIGDLEHGAELLFRRMIQSRVALLNILSS; this is translated from the coding sequence ATGGCTTTCCGCCTAAGATCAGTCAGCTTGCCATCCAAGAGGCTCTCCAATGAGGCCGAAGTTGAAGCCGAGCTGCAAAGCTTGGAGGCAGCCGTCTCTTCCCCCTCCAAAACCAGCGCGGCAATGCGCGACGGTTTGAGGAGGCTTGGAGACGTGTACAGCCACATCGAGGAGATCATCCACTTCCCCAGCAACCAAGCTTGCACCATCCAGCAGAGGAAGGAGCTGGACGAGGAAATGGAAAGCTCTCTTGAGCTCATCGATCTCTGCAACGCCATGCAGGAGAACTTCGCCGAGCTGAAGGCCACCGTCCAAGATCTGCTGCTGGTTCTCAAAAGGGGAGACGACGCAAGCATCCAGGCCAAGATCCAGTTGTACATCCGCTTGGCCAAGAATGCACAGAAGCAGTTCAAGAAGGCCAGCAAGAAGACTACCACCACCTCTGACAAGGAGTGCAAGCTGGTCAGGCTGTTGCTCAAGGCCAGACTGGTCGCTGCCTCCCTTCTCGACTCGACGCTGTGCCTGGTGTCGAAGCAGGTGGTGATGCCCAAGAGGTCTCTTGTCTCCAAGGCATTGCAGAAGAGAAGCGTGGTTGTTTGCAAGGAGGAGCAGTTGCAGGCACTGGAGTGCGTCATTGGAGATCTTGAGCATGGAGCAGAGCTGCTGTTCAGGAGGATGATCCAGAGCAGAGTTGCCCTCCTGAACATCCTTAGCTCATAG